Below is a genomic region from Miscanthus floridulus cultivar M001 chromosome 1, ASM1932011v1, whole genome shotgun sequence.
TCTGCGGCCGCGTCGCGCACGCCGAGGCGAGGCAGCCCTCGGTTTCACGGGCTGACGGCCACGAGCCTACGAGCGCAGTGGCATGGCATGCACGTACAGTCCCCTTTTTTTCGCTTTTACTTGTGTCGGGCAAGACAGGCCTTCTGCACTCCGAGTAGGTACGTGTTTGTACGCGCCAAATTATTGCTCCGACTCCAAATGCACATTCAAGTGAGCCCTGAGAACGAGAGAATCGATCAATCTCCCCGCAGCTCAGTTATCTGTTCTTTATGATTACAGTACGGCTCAATTATCTTATCTGAGCGAAGAACATGCTATGCTCTCATCCTCTGCAAGCATCAGGATTAACGGCCTTAACCTGGGAGAAGAATTCTTCCATTTTCACGAGGACGAACGGTAACCACAGCTGCACAGGCCATCTTCGCCTGCAGCAACGTCGACAACACCTTGTTGTCAGCTAGTACATCCTTCCCTACCAGGCTAACCCTACCCTCTAGTACGTTGCACTCCTTCGGTGACTACTCTCTGGCTGTAATTTCACTACGTCAGGATCCTCCTACACGACGGTTTGGTTCTGATGAACTGGAAGAAAGGAAGAACGCTACTGCAAGTCAggcaggctgatctcaagcccaGGCGAGACCCAAAAGGGCCCAAATTCCAGAATGGGCTCACGTCGTCTCCTTGACGAGCGGCTTCACCTTGCGCCTGTGCCCCAAGCTGTTCACCAGGTCCTTGCGCGCGCAGACCGGGAACAGGTGCACGCCGGGCGGCCTCAGGCGCCTCAGCACGTAGGGAAAGCTCAGCTGATCCCGGGACGTGAACCTGACCACCTCGTTGAACCAGGTGCACATGAAGAGGTTGGTCAGCGGGGCGTGATCCCTCACGATCACTGAAGCTTCTGCCAGAGCTGTAATAAAAGGCAAAAAGAAATTGGATTAggattatttacatatttaccatcattatgatgtgagtggtataaaaagtaccatgtcagtgactcatgtgtCAGTGACACAGTGTAAGATGTCATCcgtaataatggtaaatatgtaaatgcccCACTCATTGCTATTAACACAAGTCGTCGAGGGCCACTACTGGAAAAAGGATATGCATGATCTGAAATCCTCAATTCTGAAGCCAAGCATTATGTTGGTTTCACTTTTGCAGTGGTTCCCGTTCTACCAAGCCCACAAGTGGGGCTAGGGCGGGCGAATGGGCGATGGGGCTGGAATGCGTGTGAGGCCCTTTGCTCTGTATCACTGGTTCAGGGGCAGAAAAGGACCTTTGCTTTTATGCTAAACGCATGCAACTGGCCCAACTTTATTACTTGTGCCTTTTGCACAACTACAGCTAAGCAGTTGTCCTACACGTTTGTTTCATGAACACCAAGCATGGTCGCCCACAGTATTGGACGTTATTCTATTTATTACTAAAGTGCTTTTGAGATTCAGCATCCCAAGTTCCTGCCCACAGGTGTAAACTGTTAATGCTACCATGGTTCTTACAGGGACTACTTATATAAATCGAAAAATTGATGAAATCAGGTTCTGAGTAATGCTTCACAAAAAACAGACAAGAAGTAATGTCGACATGTAAACCACGAGCCAAACAAATCAAGAGACATAACACATACCAAAATATGCGAGAGCGCGAACTAAAAGGAGACATAAAAAAGTTTCAGATGCAAACAACTGTATGCATATTGAGATTAGAAATGAACCTTTCTTTCCATTGAATCTTTTCTCATCAGGGATGCCATCTTGTCGGTACTGATCCAACTGCACTTCAACTTCTTCTGGAGTTGCTTTGTGTTTCTTAACAATTGCTTTTGCCTCGTCGTACAGACTACTCCGAGCTCCATGTTCAGATAACGCTAAAGAAGAGTTTGAACGCCACAGAAGGGCTTCAAGGACTCCCAATGGGTCTCTCCGGAACTGAGATTTTGAATCCACCCAAATTGAGTACCGCGCCATGGGGAAAAGACGATGGCTTATCAGCTGAAGAGGGACATTCACCAAAAACAGAGTCAGTTATCAAAAAATGATAATCTACACTGCGATAGTATGCAGCAGTATAGAAACAATGATACTAATATGTGTGCTGATATTCTCTTGTTCAGGAATACCAGAGGGCAAAGACCAAAAACAGAACATTAGTACACTGCACTACTTTTCTCTACACCAAAAGCCAATGAAAATTTCAATACCTTGGGAATTTTCCCATTCAATCGTTGATCTGAGAAAGGAAGATCGCTAACAAGAATGATCCGCCATAGGCCAATCATGAGGTCTTCACCGATCTTGTGTCCTTCCTCCTCTTGAGCTGCACGAGTGACTTCATCCCAGAAAGCTACATAGCAAACCTAGAAAAAAATCACAAGCATCTGTCAACAAACAGGAAAAAAGCTGAAGATAATAACCTCCAACACAAGATTCACAAGAGACCTTTCTGATGGAGTTTTCGGTCATCCCTATAGGCTGGTGAAGGTCGTCACCTCCACCAAATGCACAAGTTGCAACAACTACTTCACAGGATCTCATGTATTCTTTGTCAACATCAGAAACTCTGAACCCTCCATTTTCATTATAGAAGCCACAGTGCACTGTCACACTTTTCTTCATCTGTAACATTCAGTCACAATACCATAGGAGTGGCATGTATTAAACCATTATAATTaagattttttttctcgaaccacgcaggagagctgcgcgtCATTTCATTAAGGTAGAAAAATATGTACACGAGTCCAGAAGGACCCAAACTCGAGTACAAGAACACCACTCACACCAACACCCCAGAAAATAAGCTACAGGCGCGCCACAGGCTACTAGAAAAAAACGACAGCAACTACAGGCCTAAAAACCAATGGCCAGCAACCTGGGCATGAGCTCCTGGAGCTTTGAAGCCCCAGTAGAACACCAGAACCCATTGTAGACAATGCGATATCTACTTGGTGTGAGTGGTAGACAATGCGATATCTACTTGGTGGGTAGTTGCCAAATGGGAATAGGGAGATACTCCAtcctttccaaattataagacgttttggcatttctagattcatagcttttgctacgtatctagatacatagtagaagctatgaatctagaaatgccaaaacgtcttataaattTGGGACGGAGGAAGATGTACCACCTGATATCTAAAGGTTGTAAAATGGAACCAATTACATATCAGGGTTTCATTGCAACTAAAACAGCTTGAAGTTTCTGAGTAACTAGAACATCTGAGGCGATATCCAAAAACTCACTGAAATTTAAATGCTAAAAAAGTTAACCTTGAAGCTTTCTTGTCGTTCAGTGAGTGTCTGGTATCCTGTGAACGAGTTAAACCGTGAATTCTCTGTATGCGATGGTGTATCATTGTCGATACGAGGCAGACTTGATCTGTACACAACTTCCTTGATTGACAAATTTGTTTCAGGAATTTCTGGAAGCTCCAGATTTTGAAGCTTCTCAGGATCAAGAAACTTCAGGCATGCTGTAAATGCAACAATGCTTTAATTATAAGCGGAGTACAATACATGTCTTAGTTGTTGTATCGTGAGATTCTATAAGTGCAAAGAAGGAAAACAAGAGAAAAGTAAAGGAAACTTTGCTATAACCATAAGAAACCAGAACGATCAGTAAATATGTGAGCTTAAAAGCACTAAACAAGTAGAACAGTTTAGCTTCAGTTTTTGCTAGTCTAGGTCGAAATAGTACAGTATTGTAAATCCCTCTCCAGACTACTTTAGCCAATCGGCATTATTAACAGCTGttctaggttttatacataaccCGAAGAGGAAACAAATCTGAGATTGTTTGTGCCCAACCCTTCAATGTAGCAATATTACATTTACAGATCGCAGGTGCATATTACGCGATAACGACTAGAAGTAACAA
It encodes:
- the LOC136477004 gene encoding probable hexosyltransferase MUCI70, producing the protein MPSSSSLIQGISISVSDDDEATGKVRVRVRRKRSRGPVSASARRRRILFRAARLGVPLLLAALAVSLLLYESYRLTPSSSSTLPPPSFADISRLSRNARAADGARKSCLKFLDPEKLQNLELPEIPETNLSIKEVVYRSSLPRIDNDTPSHTENSRFNSFTGYQTLTERQESFKMKKSVTVHCGFYNENGGFRVSDVDKEYMRSCEVVVATCAFGGGDDLHQPIGMTENSIRKVCYVAFWDEVTRAAQEEEGHKIGEDLMIGLWRIILVSDLPFSDQRLNGKIPKLISHRLFPMARYSIWVDSKSQFRRDPLGVLEALLWRSNSSLALSEHGARSSLYDEAKAIVKKHKATPEEVEVQLDQYRQDGIPDEKRFNGKKALAEASVIVRDHAPLTNLFMCTWFNEVVRFTSRDQLSFPYVLRRLRPPGVHLFPVCARKDLVNSLGHRRKVKPLVKETT